TTATGGAATCTCTGCGGTGCCAACGGTATTTGCATtcaaaaacggagaaaaaatCAGCGGATTTTCGGGAGTTCTTGACGACGAACAGCTTGACGATTTTATCGAGGACGTTCTCGCTGCTTAAACTGTGTATTAAAATTGCCAATGTCTATTTAAACGTGTTGATTTTTAATGGTTCATTTAAATTAGAGGAATAACATTATGAAAGAAAGAATCACATTAAAAATTCACCGAAGCAATATGTATAGACATTTACACTTTGTAAAAAACACgttatcatttttttcctgtttgcAGCCATTTTGGCATAGCGGATTTGGCAGGAGGTCCCGAATGCGATGAAGACGAAGATGATTGAAATTGAGGTCTCTTCTGTTTACGGTCATCATTGACGGTTGAGTTGAATGGCATAAAAGTTTTGTTCAGCGAGAGCCAGTCCGCTGACATCGCATCTGCCTTTTCTGGAGTAACCTCGATCACATTGTGTACGACATCTGCTGCATTCACTGTTTGTCCTCCGAAACTGGCGATCAAAGTGGATTTCGGCGCGAGTTCGATGTCgacaaagtttttcaattcgtTTGTGACCACTTTCAGATTAGTGAACATGAGTTTCCATCCAGATCTAGTCAAAACGTTATTCAAAAACAAGTCAAGATTTGAGCTTTGTTCGGCAGTATTAAAGTACACTTGAAGAATGTGTTCTCCAATCGATATACGAATGACAGTGTGTTTGTAGGCTTCTAATTTCAACTGACGATTCTTCTTTGCCAGGTATTCTTTAGAAATGAAGCTTGCTTGAGTTTGATCACGACTGAAACCGTACGAACATTATTATATTTGTTGAAAGCGGAATTCTATAACATACACAGCCTTTCGAAGATCTTTCTGCATGTTACGAACATCTTCAATCCcaacttcgaaaaattcctCTGTTTCCATTGGCTCATCAGTTGTTTGCACTCTTGctctgaaaagttttgttttgtgatactatttaaaatttcaaggaTTTAAatgtttgagatttttagtaGAATTTAATTTACCTTCCTGATTCGtgtgaacttttgaaaactattttcatatattatttcgaagtcaaaaaaaaagagtgagCATTTACCGTTTTTTGTATATGACTGCTTGTCTATCGCATGGATTTGCAAAAACTTCGACTGGGTCTTCTTCTTGCTCCTGTTCCATTGCAACATCGGCTCTCGTTCGAACTTCAGCAAGTGAAATTCTTCCTCCATCTGCCAATGCGTTGACCATTGCATCCATTCTGGATTCCACTGCAGGTGTAGCTAGCGAATGATCTACGCGCTCGAGAAGACGATTTAATTCTTCCATTCTCATTGTGTTTTGAGGTACTTGACGAGAAAACGCCGGTCCGTCAAAGGACCATGAATTTGGATTCTGCTCAGGAACCTCTTGAAGCACATCTCGTTGTctgaaaaccaaattttgtgaatttatgatttatttgtttctaaaattcttaCTGAGACTCAGTAGTGTCCATTACGGTACTATCCTGTATATTCGATGCAGGTTCCGGTATAAGAGCTCTCAATTGCTCTTGCTCTCTCTTTTCTCGAGATTCTTTGTCTTTATCGAAAGCTTCTTGTCGCAATCGTTCCAAACGATCtctttcagcattttcagctttcaatttgacaaaattcaCGTCGAGAGccttttttctttcgttttcttCTTGCAATTTCGCTTGCATTGTTGCGAGTTCTTGATCACTAAGTTTAACTCTCATATGACGAATAAGGCATTTTCCAGATGCTACTCCAAGGCTCGAGAGAGAGTTGACAGCGAGCTCGGCACCAGtgtactgaaatttaaattttcaatgttttaattaCTTTATGTATCAAATTACCCGCTTATTCATGTAGACAATGCACGGAACGGATCCATCAATTGTCGTCGCTAAATCTTCTTTGAACTCGCTCGTGAAACTTTTCAAGGCATCTAAGAGCATCTGGTTTACACCTACTTTCTTCTGATGGCGAGCTCCAGAAGCAGTCTGAATAGCTAGTTCAATAATCGTATTCTCGGATACAGCTTCCTTTTGTGTCATTTCGAGAGTTGCATTGTTGGCGAGTCCGGTGAGtcgaaatggaagagaagagTCAATGGGTTTACGAGATTGTGTTTGAAGACGATGACTGTTTACTTCAAAACCACTTTTCAGACAAGCTTCTTCGAGAACTTGCCTCATCAGCATCATTGGAgtggtttttatttgaacCCTTTTTGCATTTGGGCAGATTATGTTCAAGGAACTCATCTGCAAAATATTATGAACTGATAAGAGTAGAGTGgcattacaaaaaaataaacggaaaagttggaaatcaaccagaattaaataaatacaCCTCACCGAACATAagcaattttataaattcacaacaaataacaaaaaggttaacaataaaaataaaatgaaacattgaaactgTTGTATCATTGGTCCTCTGAAACAAGATTCAGCTCATTCGCATCATCGGATCCTTTTTCTTCCAACacattttcttcagttttttcatcGTCACCACGTGTTTTGAACGAAGCATCTCTCATAGCCTTCTTGCCCATATCACTTCCAGTTACCTCACGAAGAGCTACAGTTGCATATGATCCAGATATCAAGCTAAACTGAATTTGCAATGCCAGAAGTGGACCTTTCTGTTCTGCTTCTGGGATAGCACGTGTTTGTAATCCATCTTGCAAGAGATCTCGTGCATTTCCATATCGAATAAACTTCCATTTGAGCTCCTTCGCTTCAACAAACAAGCATCTTGATGATTCGCCAAGTGAAAACCGACTTAAAATATATTACATTGATTGAACTTGGACCAGGAAACTTACTCTTTTAGTGCTGTGAAGCTCGATTGAGTGAGTCCATCTTCTTCAAGCAATTCAGAGATCCACTTAGCGCCATAACTACCCTCAAATGGCAAGTTTTCTCCCGGTAGTGGTATATGGATATCATAATGAGTTGCATGCTCGCCAAGAGAGAATCCATTGGCTCCAACGTCACTTTCATGTACTCGAGTACCATATTCCTTAACTCGACGAGAAGCTACTTTATTCCAAATGAGGCTTTGATAAGCGTGGACATAAAGACTGCGGCTTTGAATCGGAATTGCTTCAGTAATACAATTTTGCCATGTTCCTCCTTTCGAGAGAcacttcaaaatatttccttCGACTGTAGCAAAAGCCTGAGCTCCTTTCAGCTTGGAAAATGCTTTTCTAGCATCCCCAGTTTGGGAAAAGCACTTAGCGGCGTAGCCAACTGACCCGTATCCCAGAtgatctaaaaaatattaattttctttttttttaatgttttagcGCTAACCGGGCATAGCATTAGTCATGATCATTTTGACTGCTTTCTCCCAGTCTCTTTTCACAATAGCTAATCCGATTTCGGCTGTCGTAGAACTTCGTGAACCAAATCGTTGAGTACCTGAAGGTTATGAGGTCTATTGATACTCACCACCGATACTCACCGAAATAGTTGATGAATCCCGTATTTTGGAATGTTTCCAGTCTTTGATGGAGCAATTGTTCCGAATCGTCAGGCAAGCTTCTTAGTACAATGCTGAATCGATTTCCCCAGTGAGCTCCCATTTGAACTGGGTCATCTTTATACTCACATCCAAAGACTCGAATACCGCGGAGTTTCGAATTCAAATCCAGAATCGTTCGCTCATGCACTTTAGTAACACTAACTCTCTGTGAAGTCACAGCTCTCTTGTCTTTAATTCCGTGAGTTCTGATATTGTTCGGGCCCACactgaaaattactttttaaaaagtttttttctaaattacaacttactttaaaaactttgcAATAAGTTGGCAAGCAAAGCTAGTCTCTTTATTTTCTTTGCAAATGGTGAAGTGACATTCCTTTGGAACTTTTTCATCCCATAGTTTTCGCTTCCGACTGCTCTTCGTATGACCATGAGATACCAGAATTCCATCTTCCTTCGTTTCGGTGATTAAAACTCCAGCATACCGCTCTCTAATGAAATGATGAATGCTTTTTCGATCTTCCTTGCTCAAATCGTCAACTTTTACAAGAACGGGATCTCCTTTCGTAGAGAATCGGTCATTTAATGCAGCTAATGTCTCTTCTGAGATGCAATCTGGCTTAGCAACACACTCTTCGATCTCAATGTCTTCTTTTTTGGACCCAGTACTTTCTAGGACAACATCTGGCGATGGAATGGCCAAAACTGTGTGGtcggctgaaaataaaattaattctaGTAACATTAATTGAGTTTGATTAAATAACCTAAAATTTCTTGAACGATGAAGTCACTGTACATTTCTTTCAGTAGGCAGGGCACAGGAGTGATTGTATGCTCACTGGCATACTCGGTCAATCCAAATTCGGTTTCCATCTAAACTTTATTCAATAAATACATGAAAGAAATCAGACCAAACGATAAAACAAATTATGCGTAAAAACCATATTACAAGACCCCATTAGCAGAATAATCAATGAATTAACGTGTGAAATTTAGAAGCGCTGAGTCATAAAATTGCAATCGTCCTGGAACCCGAATTGTGAGTAGAATGGGAGAAGTTCAGGAACACACTCGAGagaaattttgtaaactcCGAGAGACTTTCCAAGAGAAACAAGAGTCTTCAAAAGAACGGCTCCTAATTTTTGACGACGCATTTCAGTATCCACGACAACATCTTCAACCCTTCCGCGACTTCCTGCCCCGTGAATGAACTTCATTTCGACAACCAAACTGGCAGATGcaacaactttttgagaattggAATCTTCGATGACGACTATATGATAATTGGGGACCGAGGTCCTCATCGCCTCAAATCGCTTTTCAAATGCTTCCTGATCAAGATTTCCGACCGAAGTCAACTGACTCAGAAGATCAACATATCCTTTCGAGAAATCGTCTTTTGCCAAGGGACgaactttaaaattgtcaGGAAGATTCGAAGGAATGTGTGGAGCTAACACAGACGCATCAAAAATGTGAGACATATTTTCTCTGAAGAAAAGTGATGACAAATCGTTCGAACGAATGAGAAAAACTTAGGAGGAATCTAGCGCAG
This is a stretch of genomic DNA from Caenorhabditis elegans chromosome V. It encodes these proteins:
- the asps-1 gene encoding TUG ubiquitin-like domain-containing protein (Confirmed by transcript evidence); protein product: MSSLNIICPNAKRVQIKTTPMMLMRQVLEEACLKSGFEVNSHRLQTQSRKPIDSSLPFRLTGLANNATLEMTQKEAVSENTIIELAIQTASGARHQKKVGVNQMLLDALKSFTSEFKEDLATTIDGSVPCIVYMNKRYTGAELAVNSLSSLGVASGKCLIRHMRVKLSDQELATMQAKLQEENERKKALDVNFVKLKAENAERDRLERLRQEAFDKDKESREKREQEQLRALIPEPASNIQDSTVMDTTESQQRDVLQEVPEQNPNSWSFDGPAFSRQVPQNTMRMEELNRLLERVDHSLATPAVESRMDAMVNALADGGRISLAEVRTRADVAMEQEQEEDPVEVFANPCDRQAVIYKKRARVQTTDEPMETEEFFEVGIEDVRNMQKDLRKAVRDQTQASFISKEYLAKKNRQLKLEAYKHTVIRISIGEHILQVYFNTAEQSSNLDLFLNNVLTRSGWKLMFTNLKVVTNELKNFVDIELAPKSTLIASFGGQTVNAADVVHNVIEVTPEKADAMSADWLSLNKTFMPFNSTVNDDRKQKRPQFQSSSSSSHSGPPAKSAMPKWLQTGKK
- the B0024.11 gene encoding Putative pseudouridine synthase B0024.11 (Partially confirmed by transcript evidence), yielding METEFGLTEYASEHTITPVPCLLKEMYSDFIVQEILADHTVLAIPSPDVVLESTGSKKEDIEIEECVAKPDCISEETLAALNDRFSTKGDPVLVKVDDLSKEDRKSIHHFIRERYAGVLITETKEDGILVSHGHTKSSRKRKLWDEKVPKECHFTICKENKETSFACQLIAKFLNVGPNNIRTHGIKDKRAVTSQRVSVTKVHERTILDLNSKLRGIRVFGCEYKDDPVQMGAHWGNRFSIVLRSLPDDSEQLLHQRLETFQNTGFINYFGTQRFGSRSSTTAEIGLAIVKRDWEKAVKMIMTNAMPDHLGYGSVGYAAKCFSQTGDARKAFSKLKGAQAFATVEGNILKCLSKGGTWQNCITEAIPIQSRSLYVHAYQSLIWNKVASRRVKEYGTRVHESDVGANGFSLGEHATHYDIHIPLPGENLPFEGSYGAKWISELLEEDGLTQSSFTALKDRFSLGESSRCLFVEAKELKWKFIRYGNARDLLQDGLQTRAIPEAEQKGPLLALQIQFSLISGSYATVALREVTGSDMGKKAMRDASFKTRGDDEKTEENVLEEKGSDDANELNLVSEDQ
- the gna-1 gene encoding Glucosamine 6-phosphate N-acetyltransferase (Confirmed by transcript evidence), with translation MSHIFDASVLAPHIPSNLPDNFKVRPLAKDDFSKGYVDLLSQLTSVGNLDQEAFEKRFEAMRTSVPNYHIVVIEDSNSQKVVASASLVVEMKFIHGAGSRGRVEDVVVDTEMRRQKLGAVLLKTLVSLGKSLGVYKISLECVPELLPFYSQFGFQDDCNFMTQRF